ACGCGGGCGCCTCGAAATATCGTTCCGACGTTGACCCAATTGCCACCGTCCCGTCCGCATGGGGAACGACATGTAGCCCATCGAAATAGAGTTGCGGCAGATCACGGGCGTCATGCTCCAACAGCACCGCCTGCCCTTTCACGCCATTGCCGACCTGTCGGGTGTGCTGCGCCGTCATTTCTTCCAGCCCTTCATATCCCGTCGCATGCACAACTGCACCTCGGGCCGCCCCCACACGCAGAACCTCGCCGCCCCGCGCTTCGATTGCAGCGGCCAAGGCAAGGCAGGCTTGGCGTGGGTGCAGGCGCGCGGACAGCGTGTCAAAGATCACCTTGCCTGTCGGACTGGTCGGGCACCACTCGCCCGAAGCCTGCTCTACACGCCATTCCGCCGCGTTTCCCCAAAGCTCGTGCGCAGACAACGCGCGACGTTCGGCCAGGGCCAACCCCGCCGCGTCCAGAACAGGCTGAATACGACCGAGGCGGCCATACCCAGCCTCAAGGCCAGAAGCAGTTTCGACCTCGCTCCAGAATCTGCCCGCCATCAGGAGGCTTTCAAGTTGGAATTGCTTTTTGTCGTTCCACTGCTCCGGCGTGTGCGGAGCCAAGGCCCCAACAATGCCTCCAGAGGCTCCCGCCGCGACACCCTTCGGGTCTATGACCCGAACCCGTGCACCGCGCTTGGCGCATTCCCAGGCCACGGACAGGCCAAATGCACCTGCGCCCAGCACCGTTACTTCTGCTCTGGACAAGGTTGCCCCCTTTGCTCAGTGTCGCTCGGTGGGAACCTAGGGCAAAGCGGCATGAGCGACCAGACAGCACAACTTGAATGGCGCGATGGAACGATCCCCGTTTCGATAAAATTCGACGACCCCTATTTCTCGCTGGCAGGCGGATTGGAAGAAACCCGGCATGTTTTCCTTAGCGGGAACGATCTCCCCGCGCGCTATTGCGACGGATTCAAGATCGCCGAACTTGGCTTCGGCACAGGACTGTCCATGCTGACCGCGCTTCAGGCCTTCACCGGCGACGGTACGTTGCATTTCACCAGTTTCGAAGCCTACCCGATGACCCGCGCGGACATGGAAGCGGCATTGAAGGCGTTCCCAAATCTCGATCCGTCGCCGTTATTGGATCACTGGCCGAACACAATAATTCGGACGGACCGGCTTCATGCCGACATCATCATCGGGGATGCCCGTGAAATGTTGCCGAAATGGACGGGCAAGGCGAATGCGTGGTTTCTGGACGGGTTCTCCCCGGCCAAAAACCCAGAACTGTGGGCCCCTGATCTGATGGCGGAGGTCGGCGCACATACAGCCCCAAATGGCACCTTTGCGACCTATACCGCAGCCGGCCACGTGCGCCGCAGCCTGACTGAAGCCGGATTTGAGGTCGAGCGCATCAAGGGTTTCGGCCGCAAACGTCACATGAGCATCGGGCGCAAGACATGAGTGGCAACGACACCAAGCGCGGCATCCTGTTAATGTCGCTGACCATGCTGATCTTTGCATCTCAGGATGGTATCTCCCGCTATCTGGCGGGGGAGTATAACGTGCTGATGGTGGTCATGATCCGCTACTGGTTTTTTGCCGCATTTGTGCTGACCGTCTCGGCCAAGCGAGCAGGATCGATAGCCAATGCTGCAAAGACGGAACAGCCGGTTCTGCAAATTTTTCGCGGGGTGCTTTTGGCGCTCGAGGTCTGCGTCATGGTCGCGGCCTTCACCCTTTTGGGGCTGATCGAAAGCATGGCAATTTTCATTTCCTATCCGCTGATTGTTGCAGCCCTGTCTGGCCCCATATTGGGTGAGAACGTCGGCCTCTACCGCTGGACGGCCATCGGCATCGGCTTTGTTGGCGTGATGGTGATCTTGAAGCCCGGCGGTGGTGTGTTCAGCCCCTATGCGCTTGTCGCCGTGACCTCTGCCATGATGTTCGCGCTTTATACGCTGCTGACACGCTACGCGGCCCGCAAAGACACCGCGGCGACGAGCTTCTTTTGGACCGGCGTTGCCGGCGCTGTGGCCATGACAACTATCGGCGTCTGGTTCTGGGAGCCTATGGCCCCGCGTGACTGGCTATGGATGCTGGCGCTTTGCATATCGGGGGCCACCGGCCACTACCTGCTAATTAAAACCTATGAGGTCGCCGAGGCCTCAGCGGTGCAACCCTTCGCCTACTTGCAGTTGGTGTTTGTGTCGGTGATCGGGCTGCTTGTCTTCCACGAGGACTTGCGCACCAACGTGGTCATCGGCGCGGGATTGGTTATCGCGGCGGGCATCTTCACCTTATGGCGGGCAAGACGCGCTACTGCTTAAGCTGGTCGCTGAGCTTTATATCGTCCACGCGGCCCGTCAGGCGGGCCCGATACGGCGCGAAGCTTTCGGTCACGCGCATCACGTAATTTCGGGTCTCGCGGAACGGGATGCCCTCGATCCAGTCCACGACATCCACGTCCGAGCCACGTGGATCGCCAAACAAGGCTGGCCAACGCTCTGCTCGGCTCGGGCCGGCGTTGTAGCCAATAGACATCAGCACAGGGTTCGCCCCGAAGCGGTCCGACAATTTGCGCAAATAGGCGGTGCCTAGACGCGCGTTATATTGGGGATCTTCTGTCAAGCGCGCCCGCTCGTAGTTCTCACCGATCTCACCGGCGACCTGTTGGGCCGTGCCAGGCATCAATTGCATCAATCCACGCGCGCCCGCACCGCTAACGACAGCAGGATCAAATTCGCTTTCGCGCCGAGCGATCGACAGCGCAAATTCTTCGGGAATATCCATCTCGATGCCCTTGGGCACCCAGATCGGGAAGTAACCGCGGTAAATCTCGAACCCCTGACGCGCCGCCTGCTTGGCAAGCATCAGGGCAAGGTGCGGCTCCTCCCATTCGAGCGCCATGTCGATCATCTGGCCAATGCCTTCGCGCGACTGGGATTCGGCCAGGTGCACAAGGAACCGCTCCGACAGACTTAGTAGCCCCGCCAAATGAAGGCTGACCGCTGCGTCATAGACTGTCGATTTCGTAAAATCGGCGGCACGCCAGTCTGGGAATTCCTCGGTGCCAGCCATCAACGGATCGCGCTGGACGCCGCCGCGCTCAGCGGCGAGTTGACCATAGAAGGACGATTGATACAGCGCGCCGAACTCATAGGCCGCTTTTGCGATCTCGGTTTCACCTTTGGCCTCATACGCGCGACCCAGCCAATACCCGGCGCGGCCAAGCGAAATCGGAGTTTCAACAGCGGATTGGAACCGCTCGAAATGGGTCAAGGCCTGCTCTGGCGCGTTCAGCTTTCGCAAGGCGATGAAGCCAGACAGCCACTCAAGATCCGCATAGGCCGAGCCTGCTGTCAGAAAATGCTGCGAAGCAACGGCGTAGGCTTCCGCGTGCTTTCCATCGCGCATGAGCTCTCGCGCTAGAGAACGGCGTCGGTCGGCCCATTCGATTGGCTGGCCAAGGTCAGGCACGGACAGGGACCGTTCCAGCAATACTTCCACGGCGTCCTCGGTGCGGCCTTTGCGGGCGCGCCACAAAAAGCGTTCAAAGGCGAGGCCCGCATCTTCCGCAAGATTTGAAGGCACCGCTTCAATCATGGCGTCCACGCCAGCCTCGTTCCCCCGAAGGCCCATGCGGGCAATCGCAAGCTTCGCCCATGCTTCGGGCACAAGGTTGAACATCCGCTGTGCCGCGCGGTCTTCTCCGCGCCATAACAGGGTATCCAGCCGCGCTGTGTGAAGGTCTTTCAAAATATCGCCGTGCCGTTCGACAAAGGCGTCGTGTTCGACCTGTGCGAGGTTGAATACCTGCCAAGCGCGCCGCGCTTCCGAGCGGGCCTCCTCGTTACGGCTGGCTTTTTGCAAAGCCTCGATCAGGCGAAGGGAACCGGTCCCTGTTTGCGGGATGGTGTCGGCAAAGAAGGCCAGAACCACCTCTGGCGAGGCCCCATCGCGCGGGATTGAGTATTCGCAGCGCAAACGCAGCAGCGGCAATCCGGGCCAGTCGTCATGGCGCGCCAAAAAATCCGTGCATTCATCGAAGCTGCCTTGCCGCCCGCGGAGCCGCATCCAGTCAATAACATCGCGGGCAACGGCGTCGGATATCCCTGCCTGCAAACTTGTTGCGC
Above is a window of Litoreibacter janthinus DNA encoding:
- a CDS encoding NAD(P)/FAD-dependent oxidoreductase — encoded protein: MSRAEVTVLGAGAFGLSVAWECAKRGARVRVIDPKGVAAGASGGIVGALAPHTPEQWNDKKQFQLESLLMAGRFWSEVETASGLEAGYGRLGRIQPVLDAAGLALAERRALSAHELWGNAAEWRVEQASGEWCPTSPTGKVIFDTLSARLHPRQACLALAAAIEARGGEVLRVGAARGAVVHATGYEGLEEMTAQHTRQVGNGVKGQAVLLEHDARDLPQLYFDGLHVVPHADGTVAIGSTSERYFEAPASTDEQLDDVLARAVAGVPLLGRAKIVARWAGVRPRARSRAPMLGVHPFEEGAFVANGGFKIGFGVAPKVAEVMADLVLDGINRIPPEFQAERCL
- a CDS encoding lytic transglycosylase domain-containing protein; this encodes MFTRFGGAVVAVFMGCAGGVVAQESPPLAQAVAASEAREWDRATSLQAGISDAVARDVIDWMRLRGRQGSFDECTDFLARHDDWPGLPLLRLRCEYSIPRDGASPEVVLAFFADTIPQTGTGSLRLIEALQKASRNEEARSEARRAWQVFNLAQVEHDAFVERHGDILKDLHTARLDTLLWRGEDRAAQRMFNLVPEAWAKLAIARMGLRGNEAGVDAMIEAVPSNLAEDAGLAFERFLWRARKGRTEDAVEVLLERSLSVPDLGQPIEWADRRRSLARELMRDGKHAEAYAVASQHFLTAGSAYADLEWLSGFIALRKLNAPEQALTHFERFQSAVETPISLGRAGYWLGRAYEAKGETEIAKAAYEFGALYQSSFYGQLAAERGGVQRDPLMAGTEEFPDWRAADFTKSTVYDAAVSLHLAGLLSLSERFLVHLAESQSREGIGQMIDMALEWEEPHLALMLAKQAARQGFEIYRGYFPIWVPKGIEMDIPEEFALSIARRESEFDPAVVSGAGARGLMQLMPGTAQQVAGEIGENYERARLTEDPQYNARLGTAYLRKLSDRFGANPVLMSIGYNAGPSRAERWPALFGDPRGSDVDVVDWIEGIPFRETRNYVMRVTESFAPYRARLTGRVDDIKLSDQLKQ
- the mnmD gene encoding tRNA (5-methylaminomethyl-2-thiouridine)(34)-methyltransferase MnmD encodes the protein MSDQTAQLEWRDGTIPVSIKFDDPYFSLAGGLEETRHVFLSGNDLPARYCDGFKIAELGFGTGLSMLTALQAFTGDGTLHFTSFEAYPMTRADMEAALKAFPNLDPSPLLDHWPNTIIRTDRLHADIIIGDAREMLPKWTGKANAWFLDGFSPAKNPELWAPDLMAEVGAHTAPNGTFATYTAAGHVRRSLTEAGFEVERIKGFGRKRHMSIGRKT
- a CDS encoding DMT family transporter, with translation MSGNDTKRGILLMSLTMLIFASQDGISRYLAGEYNVLMVVMIRYWFFAAFVLTVSAKRAGSIANAAKTEQPVLQIFRGVLLALEVCVMVAAFTLLGLIESMAIFISYPLIVAALSGPILGENVGLYRWTAIGIGFVGVMVILKPGGGVFSPYALVAVTSAMMFALYTLLTRYAARKDTAATSFFWTGVAGAVAMTTIGVWFWEPMAPRDWLWMLALCISGATGHYLLIKTYEVAEASAVQPFAYLQLVFVSVIGLLVFHEDLRTNVVIGAGLVIAAGIFTLWRARRATA